A single window of Macaca mulatta isolate MMU2019108-1 chromosome 9, T2T-MMU8v2.0, whole genome shotgun sequence DNA harbors:
- the MRLN gene encoding myoregulin, protein MTGKNWILISTTPPKSLEDEIVGRLLKILFVIFVDLMSIIYVVITS, encoded by the coding sequence ATGACTGGTAAAAACTGGATATTAATTTCTACTACTCCTCCCAAAAGTCTAGAAGATGAAATTGTGGGAAGACTTCTAAAAATTTTGTTTGTTATCTTTGTTGACTTAATGTCTATTATATATGTTGTGATAACTTCTTAG